TCTAAAGCTCACTTTGAGTTAGCCTATTACTGGTTAAGCAAAGCCAATATCGAAAAGCATCCTGCTGCAACTTTAGAATTGGCTGGTTTCTACCGCCGTGGTGACGTAATTGAAAAAGATGTCGAAAAATCTATTTCCCTCGTCAAACAAGCTGCTGAATGGGGTGAATATCAAGCGATGCGTGATCTTGCCTTTATTTATGAAAATGGTTTAGGTATAGACGCTAATGAAGAAAAAGCTGCATATTGGACTGAAAAAGCCGATGCACTAGAACAAGAAAATAGTTAAAAAAGAAAAGCCCATCCTTTGATGGGCTTTTACTTAAAGCACTATCTATATATTTGCGCTAACCAAATTTAGTTTGATCATCCTGTTTATCAATACGTTCTGCATTATCACTCAGCCCCCATACAGTATATTTTTTATCAGATTTAATACGTTGCAATATAGGTTTTAGTTTCCATGTAATTACGATCAACACAAAAAGACCAAAAGCATTTGAAAACATTTCAGATGTAAAGCCGCCCCCGCCACTTTGTAAAATACTAAAACTATCAATAGCCAAATAAAGACCTAAAATCATAAAGGGTATGCTCAATCCAAAGCAAATCAGCATGATTAAACTACGTCCGTGAATATCAAACTCCGCACAGACCATGCTTGGACGTAGAGGATTAAAAATCATGGTGCAAAATGAACCAATTTGCTGTCTATTAATATGCAGATCATATTCTGCTTCGTGCTGCCACGTTTGCCCCTGAAACATATATTCAATTACAGGTCTATGAACAGTCGAATTTTTATAACGACGTTTGCGTATTTCTACTACTCTACCCTGAACTTTAATAACATCATTTGTAAAATACTGACTTTGCTTAAGAAGTGCATAAGCCAAAAAGAATGCACCTAACCCTGTGAAAAAAAATACCAAGCCAAACATGATGTCTTCCTTGTTTTTATAATTTCATTTTTAATCTTTTCTACACTAATGTATCTGTTTAAAAATCCCTAAAATTCGATTCTATTTTAAAAACTACAGATCATATTAATACAGAATATTTCTATTGCTACATATATGAGAAAAATCACTTATTTTTAGAATGAATTAAAAAAAATTCTGATTCAGATGTAGATTTTCTAATTAATCATCAGTTTTATTTATAAAAAATATAATTTATTCAGTGCGTCATACAGGTAAGTTCACTCAAAACTTAAACAATTTCGGATTGGAACAAAGGTTAAATCCAAGTAGAATGATTCGCTAGTCGAGGGATGCTGCGACTTTTTCACAAACTCATGTATGTGAAACAAGCCAGGCTCGACGATCGGTTGTACTTATTCAAGTCTAACCAACAACGGCATCCGCGAACTGAATGATCAATTTTTGTTTTTTATAAGGAGATCGTGATGAGCGCGGTTAATGCATCATTTACGGATTACAAAGTAGCAGATATCACTTTAGCGGACTTCGGTCGCAAAGAAATCAAACTTGCTGAAGCTGAAATGCCAGCCCTTATCGGTCTGCGTAAACGCTATGCTGCTGCGAAACCACTTGCTGGCGCAAAAATTTTGGGTTGTATCCACATGACAATCCAGACAGCTGTTCTTATCGAAACTTTGGTAGAGCTTGGCGCAGAAGTTCGCTGGACATCTTGCAACATCTTCTCAACTCAAGACCATGCTGCTGCTGCCATTGCTGCTCGCGGTATTCCTGTATTTGCTTGGAAAGGCGAAACTGAAGAAGAATATAACTGGTGTTTAGAACAACAAATTAATGTCAATGGCACACCTTGGGATGCCAACATGATTCTGGATGATGGCGGTGACTTAACTGCACTTGTTCACCAAAAATATCCAGAAGTACTTGCAAAAATCCACGGTATTACTGAAGAAACTACGACTGGTGTCGCACGTCTTCTTGAAATGTGGAAAGACGGCTCATTAAAAGTGCCTGCGATCAACGTTAACGATTCAGTGACTAAGTCCAAAAACGACAACAAATACGGTTGCCGTCACTCTCTAAACGATGCTATCAAACGTGCAACAGATATGTTGTTATCTGGTCGTCGTGCACTTGTGATTGGTTACGGTGACGTAGGTAAAGGTTCTGCACAATCACTTCGTCAAGAAGGCATGATCGTACGTGTTTCTGAAATC
This window of the Acinetobacter sp. NCu2D-2 genome carries:
- a CDS encoding tetratricopeptide repeat protein, encoding MTKRISPPAALSNRALAGNAEAQFELAELYMQSEHDDDIILAEEWALKAANGGLVDAMYWLGEGYTVYAKELAEEDPEESKAHFELAYYWLSKANIEKHPAATLELAGFYRRGDVIEKDVEKSISLVKQAAEWGEYQAMRDLAFIYENGLGIDANEEKAAYWTEKADALEQENS
- a CDS encoding DUF3592 domain-containing protein translates to MFGLVFFFTGLGAFFLAYALLKQSQYFTNDVIKVQGRVVEIRKRRYKNSTVHRPVIEYMFQGQTWQHEAEYDLHINRQQIGSFCTMIFNPLRPSMVCAEFDIHGRSLIMLICFGLSIPFMILGLYLAIDSFSILQSGGGGFTSEMFSNAFGLFVLIVITWKLKPILQRIKSDKKYTVWGLSDNAERIDKQDDQTKFG
- the ahcY gene encoding adenosylhomocysteinase, producing the protein MSAVNASFTDYKVADITLADFGRKEIKLAEAEMPALIGLRKRYAAAKPLAGAKILGCIHMTIQTAVLIETLVELGAEVRWTSCNIFSTQDHAAAAIAARGIPVFAWKGETEEEYNWCLEQQINVNGTPWDANMILDDGGDLTALVHQKYPEVLAKIHGITEETTTGVARLLEMWKDGSLKVPAINVNDSVTKSKNDNKYGCRHSLNDAIKRATDMLLSGRRALVIGYGDVGKGSAQSLRQEGMIVRVSEIDPICAMQACMDGYEVVSPYKNGVQTGKKEDVNADLLLNTDLIVTTTGNYHVCDAAMLDTLKAGAVVCNIGHFDTEIDTNYLRGYKWVEVKPQVHQVYRSENENDYLILLSEGRLVNLGNATGHPSRVMDGSFANQVLGQMHLFAEKFADLPEDQKQAAIRVELLPKKLDEEVAAAMVAGFGGVLTQLTQEQADYLGVAVEGPFKSDAYKY